A single Ziziphus jujuba cultivar Dongzao chromosome 11, ASM3175591v1 DNA region contains:
- the LOC107431725 gene encoding ABC transporter A family member 1 isoform X4, producing MMGLKDEIFYLSWFITYALQFAISSLIITLCAMDNLFKYSDKSVVFTYFFLFGLSAITLSFFISTFFTRAKTAVAVGTLSFLGAFFPYYSVNDEAVSMILKVVASLLSPTAFALGSINFADYERAHVGLRWTNIWRESSGVNFLVCLLMMFVDTLLYCAVGLYLDKVLPRENGVHYPWNFIFSKSFWKKKTINTDQTATLDVNINDEVSIQKMGFPGKDNIKPSVETISLDMKQQELDSRCIQIRNLHKVYATKKGKCCAVNSLQLTLYENQILALLGHNGAGKSTTISMLVGLLPPTSGDALVFGKNITAEMDEIRKGLGVCPQSDILFPELTVREHLEIFATLKGVDEDVMERVVTDMVDQVGLADKSNTIVRALSGGMKRKLSLGIALIGNSKVIILDEPTSGMDPYSMRLTWQLIKKIKKGRIILLTTHSMDEAEELGDRIAIMANGSLKCCGSSLYLKHQYGVGYTLTLVKRAPNASLAADIVYRHIPSAMCVSEVGTEISFKLPLASSSSFESMFREIESCMRRSVPNSILDDEKDSIGIESYGISVTTLEEVFLRVAGCDYDASECFEQKESVHLPGSVISQASLDPAATPKKHLHSDKHFGSYKKILGVISTIVGRACGLIFATILSFINFLTVQCCSCCIISRSTFWQHCKALFIKKAICARRDRKTIVFQLLIPAVFLLLGLILLKLKPHPDQQSVTFTTSNFNPLLSGGGGGGPIPFNLSLPIAKEVADYIKGGWIQSVKPIVYKFPDSERALADAIEAAGPNLGPVLLSMSEYLMSSFNESYQSRYGAIVMDDQNDDGSLGYTVLHNSSCQHAAPTFINLMNSAILRLAAYNKNMTIQTRNHPLPMTVSQHLQRHDLDAFSVAIIVSISFSFIPASFAVSIVKEREVKAKHQQLISGVSVLSYWVSTYVWDFISFLFPFSIAIILFNIFGLEQFIGSGCFFPTIIMFMEYGLAVASSTYCLSFFFCDHTMAQNVVLLVNFFSGLVLMAISFIMGLLKSTASANSFLKNFFRLSPGFCFADGLASLALLRQGMKDKSSDAFDWNVTGASICYLGSESISFFLLTLVLEFWPSYKVTLFSVKEWWKSFRHDNSSFSEPLLKSSSQADTLDVDEDRDVKTERNRVLSGSIDNAIIYLRNLRKVYPGGKRQGSKVAVDSLTFSVQEGECFGFLGTNGAGKTTTLSMLSGEESPTDGTAFIFGKSIISNPKAARKHIGFCPQFDALLEFLTVQEHLELYARIKGVPDYRMHDVVMEKLLEFDLLKHANKPSFCLSGGNKRKLSVAIAMIGDPPIVILDEPSTGMDPIAKRFMWEVISRISTRRGKTAVILTTHSMNEAQALCTRIGIMVGGRLRCIGSPQHLKTRFGNHLELEIKPIEVSYADMENLCRVIQERLFDIPSHPRSLLGDLEVCIGGNDSIRSEASVAEISLSREMIIIIGRWLGNEERVKTLVSSKPISDGVFSEQLSEQLIRDGGIPLPIFSEWWLLKEKFSAIESFVFSSFPDAIFQVCNGLSIKYQLPYGEGLSLADVFGHLEGNRNQIGIAEYSISQSTLETIFNHFAANP from the exons ATGATGGGGTTGAAAGATGAGATATTTTATCTCTCTTGGTTTATCACATATGCTCTGCAA TTTGCAATTTCTTCTTTGATCATTACGCTTTGCGCCATGGATAACCTTTTCAAGTATAGTGATAAATCAGTGGTGTTCACGTACTTCTTTTTGTTTGGATTAAGCGCCATCACACTGTCATTTTTTATCTCTACTTTCTTCACTCGAGCCAAAACAGCTGTTGCAGTTGGAACGCTTTCTTTTCTGGGTGCCTTTTTCCCTTATTATTCGGTCAATGATGAAGCTGTTTCAAT GATATTAAAGGTTGTAGCTTCTCTGCTTTCACCTACGGCCTTTGCTCTAGGGTCAATCAACTTTGCTGACTATGAGCGTGCTCATGTTGGTCTTCGCTGGACGAACATATGGCGG GAATCTTCCGGGGTCAATTTCTTGGTCTGTCTTCTTATGATGTTTGTTGACACATTGCTGTACTGTGCAGTTGGTCTTTACTTGGATAAg GTACTTCCGAGGGAGAATGGAGTTCATTATCCATGGAACTTCATTTTTAGCAAGtctttttggaaaaagaaaactatCAACACAGATCAAACTGCAACTCTTGATGTTAATATTAATGATGAAGTTTCCATCCAAAAAATGGGTTTTCCTGGGAAAGATAATATTAAACCATCTGTGGAAACAATAAGTTTGGACATGAAGCAACAAGAGCTTGATAGCAG atGCATCCAAATAAGGAATCTGCATAAGGTCTACGCCACTAAAAAGGGAAAGTGCTGTGCTGTTAACTCATTACAACTTACCTTGTATGAAAATCAGATTCTTGCTCTTCTAG GACATAATGGGGCTGGTAAAAGTACAACAATATCAATGCTTGTTGGCCTTCTTCCTCCTACTTCAGGGGATGCTTTGGTGTTTGGGAAGAATATTACAGCAGAAATG GATGAGATAAGGAAGGGATTGGGTGTGTGCCCTCAAAGTGATATCCTATTTCCAGAGTTGACT GTGAGAGAGCATTTGGAAATTTTTGCTACATTGAAAGGTGTTGACGAAGACGTTATGGAGAGAGTTGTTACAGATATGGTCGATCAA GTGGGGTTAGCTGATAAAAGTAACACTATTGTGAGGGCTCTTTCAGGAGGCATGAAGAGGAAATTGTCTCTTGGCATCGCGTTGATAGGAAATAGCAAg GTTATAATTCTTGATGAACCAACTAGTGGAATGGATCCATATTCAATGCGATTAACATGGcagttaataaagaaaataaaaaagggtagGATTATATTGCTGACAACACACTCAATGGATGAAGCTGAGGAGCTTGGAGATCGGATAGCTATTATGGCCAATGGTTCTCTGAAATGCTGTGGAAG TTCCCTTTACTTGAAGCATCAGTATGGGGTTGGTTATACTTTAACTTTAGTGAAG CGTGCACCCAATGCCTCACTGGCTGCTGATATTGTTTACCGCCACATACCATCTGCAATGTGTGTCAGTGAG GTTGGAACTGAGATTTCCTTCAAGCTTCCTTTAGCATCTTCATCGTCCTTTGAAAGTATGTTTAGGGAAATTGAAAGTTGCATGAGAAGATCAGTTCCTAATTCAATATTGGATGATGAAAAAGACTCTATTGGCATTGAAAGTTATGGTATATCTGTCACAACTCTAGAGGAGGTATTCTTGAGAGTTGCAGGATGTGACTATGATGCCTCAGAATGTTTTGAGCAAAAAGAAAGCGTCCATTTGCCTGGTTCTGTGATTTCCCAGGCTTCACTTGATCCTGCTGCCACTCCCAAAAAACATTTGCACTCAGATAAACATTTTGGAAGTTATAAAAAGATTCTTGGGGTAATATCAACCATAGTGGGGAGAGCTTGTGGTTTGATATTTGCTACAATTTTAAGTTTCATAAACTTCTTAACTGTGCAATGCTGTAGCTGCTGTATTATTTCAAGGTCAACATTTTGGCAACATTGTAAGGCTCTATTTATAAAGAAAGCGATATGTGCTCGGAGGGATCGGAAAACAATTGTCTTCCAGCTTCTTATTCCTGCTGTTTTTTTGCTTCTTGGTCTTATTTTGCTCAAGCTCAAGCCACATCCTGATCAGCAGTCTGTGACCTTTACAACCTCAAATTTTAATCCTCTGttaagtggtggtggtggcggtggtCCAATTCCTTTTAACTTATCCTTGCCAATTGCAAAGGAG GTTGCAGATTATATTAAAGGGGGTTGGATTCAAAGCGTAAAACCAATTGTTTATAAATTCCCTGATTCAGAAAGAGCACTGGCAGATGCAATTGAAGCTGCAGGACCAAATTTGGGACCAGTTTTACTTTCAATGAGTGAATATTTAATGTCTAGCTTTAATGAATCATACCAGTCAAG GTATGGAGCAATTGTGATGGACGATCAGAATGATGATGGAAGTTTAGGCTACACCGTACTACACAACAGTTCTTGTCAGCATGCTGCCCCAACTTTTATCAATTTAATGAATTCTGCAATCCTTAGACTTGCTGCTTATAACAAAAATATGACAATTCAAACACGTAATCATCCCCTACCAATGACAGTAAGCCAGCACTTGCAACGTCAT GATTTGGATGCCTTCTCTGTTGCAATTATTGTCAGTatctcattctccttcatcccTGCCTCATTTGCTGTTTCCATTGTGAAG GAGCGTGAAGTAAAAGCTAAACATCAACAACTGATTAGCGGG GTTTCTGTACTTTCATATTGGGTTTCTACATATGTATGGGACTTCATCAGCttcttatttcctttttctattGCAATAATCCTTTTTAACATCTTTG GTCTGGAGCAGTTTATTGGAAGTGGTTGTTTCTTTCCTACTATCATTATGTTTATGGAGTATGGATTAGCTGTTGCATCTTCGACATAttgcctttcttttttcttttgtgaccACACTATGGCACAG AATGTGGTTCTCTTGGTCAACTTTTTCTCGGGGCTCGTCCTTATGGCTATCTCATTCATTATGGGGCTTCTTAAGTCAACAGCCAGTGCAAATTCTTTTCTTAAG AATTTCTTCAGATTATCTCCAGGGTTTTGCTTTGCTGATGGACTTGCATCACTGGCCCTTCTACGTCAAGGGATGAAAGATAAATCAAGCGATGCTTTTGATTGGAATGTTACTGGTGCCTCGATTTGTTATCTTGGTTCAGAG AGCATCAGTTTCTTCCTATTGACACTCGTGCTTGAATTCTGGCCTTCTTATAAAGTGACTCTATTCTCAGTCAAGGAGTGGTGGAAGAGTTTCCGGCATGACAATTCTAGTTTTTCAGAACCTCTTCTAAAATCATCCTCACAGGCTGATACTCTTGATGTCGATGAAGACAGAGAtgtaaaaacagaaagaaatagGGTACTTTCAGGTTCTATTGATAATGCAATTATCTACTTGCGTAACCTTCGGAAG GTGTATCCGGGAGGAAAGCGTCAAGGTTCAAAAGTGGCAGTAGATTCTTTGACCTTCTCAGTTCAAGAAGGGGAATGTTTTGGTTTCTTGGGAACAAACGGAGCTGGGAAGACAACTACTCTGTCAATGTTATCTG GTGAGGAATCTCCAACTGATGGAACTgcttttatatttggaaaaagtATAATCTCCAATCCCAAGGCAGCTCGTAAGCAT ATTGGGTTTTGCCCACAGTTTGATGCTCTATTAGAATTTTTAACTGTGCAAGAGCATCTTGAGCTTTATGCAAGAATAAAAGGAGTACCAGATTACCGGATGCATGAT GTTGTCATGGAAAAGTTATTGGAGTTTGACTTGTTGAAGCATGCTAACAAACCATCATTCTGCCTAAGTGGGGGAAACAAGCGCAAATTATCTGTCGCAATTGCAATGATTGGAGATCCTCCTATAGTCATTCTTGATGAGCCATCAACTG gtATGGATCCTATTGCCAAACGTTTCATGTGGGAAGTGATATCTCGTATTTCAACCAGACGAGGAAAGACAGCTGTAATTCTTACTACCCATAGCATGAATGAAGCTCAAGCTCTGTGTACTAGGATCGGTATAATG GTTGGAGGTCGATTGAGGTGCATTGGAAGTCCACAGCATCTGAAAACAAGATTTGGAAATCATCTAGAGCTAGag ATCAAACCTATTGAAGTCAGCTATGCAGACATGGAAAATCTTTGTCGAGTAATTCAAGAAAGGCTTTTTGATATCCCTTCTCATCCTAGGAGCTTACTGGGTGACCTTGAAGTTTGCATTGGTGGAAATGACTCTATAAGGTCTGAAGCATCTGTTGCAGAAATTAGTTTGTCACGTgaaatgataattataattggACGGTGGCTTGGAAATGAAGAAAGAGTGAAGACACTTGTATCATCGAAACCTATTTCTGATGGGGTTTTCAGTGAACAATTATCTGAGCAACTAATTCGAGACG GTGGTATACCATTGCCAATATTTTCTGAATGGTGGTTATTGAAAGAAAAGTTCTCAGCGATTGAATCATTTGTCTTCTCGTCATTTCCGGATGCAATATTTCAAGTGTGCAATGGATTGAGTATCAAATATCAG TTGCCATATGGGGAAGGCTTGTCATTAGCGGATGTCTTTGGACACTTGGAAGGGAACAG AAATCAAATTGGCATTGCAGAATACAGTATCAGTCAGTCCACGCTAGAAAccatatttaatcattttgcCGCAAACCCATGA
- the LOC107431725 gene encoding ABC transporter A family member 1 isoform X3, translating into MVYLSPFLLYLQQVLDSFIIFASQQSDTGNIELSPLHSSGAASSLKEPWTRFTPSKIRIAPFPTREYTDDEFQSIIKKVMGVLYLLGFLYPISRLISYSVFEKEQKIKEGLYMMGLKDEIFYLSWFITYALQFAISSLIITLCAMDNLFKYSDKSVVFTYFFLFGLSAITLSFFISTFFTRAKTAVAVGTLSFLGAFFPYYSVNDEAVSMILKVVASLLSPTAFALGSINFADYERAHVGLRWTNIWRESSGVNFLVCLLMMFVDTLLYCAVGLYLDKVLPRENGVHYPWNFIFSKSFWKKKTINTDQTATLDVNINDEVSIQKMGFPGKDNIKPSVETISLDMKQQELDSRCIQIRNLHKVYATKKGKCCAVNSLQLTLYENQILALLGHNGAGKSTTISMLVGLLPPTSGDALVFGKNITAEMDEIRKGLGVCPQSDILFPELTVREHLEIFATLKGVDEDVMERVVTDMVDQVGLADKSNTIVRALSGGMKRKLSLGIALIGNSKVIILDEPTSGMDPYSMRLTWQLIKKIKKGRIILLTTHSMDEAEELGDRIAIMANGSLKCCGSSLYLKHQYGVGYTLTLVKRAPNASLAADIVYRHIPSAMCVSEVGTEISFKLPLASSSSFESMFREIESCMRRSVPNSILDDEKDSIGIESYGISVTTLEEVFLRVAGCDYDASECFEQKESVHLPGSVISQASLDPAATPKKHLHSDKHFGSYKKILGVISTIVGRACGLIFATILSFINFLTVQCCSCCIISRSTFWQHCKALFIKKAICARRDRKTIVFQLLIPAVFLLLGLILLKLKPHPDQQSVTFTTSNFNPLLSGGGGGGPIPFNLSLPIAKEVADYIKGGWIQSVKPIVYKFPDSERALADAIEAAGPNLGPVLLSMSEYLMSSFNESYQSRYGAIVMDDQNDDGSLGYTVLHNSSCQHAAPTFINLMNSAILRLAAYNKNMTIQTRNHPLPMTVSQHLQRHDLDAFSVAIIVSISFSFIPASFAVSIVKEREVKAKHQQLISGVSVLSYWVSTYVWDFISFLFPFSIAIILFNIFGLEQFIGSGCFFPTIIMFMEYGLAVASSTYCLSFFFCDHTMAQNVVLLVNFFSGLVLMAISFIMGLLKSTASANSFLKNFFRLSPGFCFADGLASLALLRQGMKDKSSDAFDWNVTGASICYLGSESISFFLLTLVLEFWPSYKVTLFSVKEWWKSFRHDNSSFSEPLLKSSSQADTLDVDEDRDVKTERNRVLSGSIDNAIIYLRNLRKVYPGGKRQGSKVAVDSLTFSVQEGECFGFLGTNGAGKTTTLSMLSGEESPTDGTAFIFGKSIISNPKAARKHIGFCPQFDALLEFLTVQEHLELYARIKGVPDYRMHDVVMEKLLEFDLLKHANKPSFCLSGGNKRKLSVAIAMIGDPPIVILDEPSTGMDPIAKRFMWEVISRISTRRGKTAVILTTHSMNEAQALCTRIGIMVGGRLRCIGSPQHLKTRFGNHLELEIKPIEVSYADMENLCRVIQERLFDIPSHPRSLLGDLEVCIGGNDSIRSEASVAEISLSREMIIIIGRWLGNEERVKTLVSSKPISDGVFSEQLSEQLIRDGGIPLPIFSEWWLLKEKFSAIESFVFSSFPDAIFQVCNGLSIKYQLPYGEGLSLADVFGHLEGNRNQIGIAEYSISQSTLETIFNHFAANP; encoded by the exons ATGGTATATTTGTCCCCATTCTTGTTATAT CTCCAGCAAGTACTGGATTCTTTCATAATATTTGCTTCACAACAATCTGACACTGGAAATATAGAACTTTCTCCATTGCACTCCTCTGGTGCAGCTTCCTCCCTCAAAGAGCCATGGACTCGGTTCACCCCATCTAAGATAAGAATAGCCCCGTTCCCCACTCGTGAGTACACTGATGATGAGTTCCAGTCCATCATCAAGAAGGTTATGGGTGTATT GTATCTTTTGGGATTTCTCTACCCCATCTCTCGCTTGATCAGCTATTCTGTGTTCGAGAAG GAACAGAAGATAAAAGAAGGTCTCTACATGATGGGGTTGAAAGATGAGATATTTTATCTCTCTTGGTTTATCACATATGCTCTGCAA TTTGCAATTTCTTCTTTGATCATTACGCTTTGCGCCATGGATAACCTTTTCAAGTATAGTGATAAATCAGTGGTGTTCACGTACTTCTTTTTGTTTGGATTAAGCGCCATCACACTGTCATTTTTTATCTCTACTTTCTTCACTCGAGCCAAAACAGCTGTTGCAGTTGGAACGCTTTCTTTTCTGGGTGCCTTTTTCCCTTATTATTCGGTCAATGATGAAGCTGTTTCAAT GATATTAAAGGTTGTAGCTTCTCTGCTTTCACCTACGGCCTTTGCTCTAGGGTCAATCAACTTTGCTGACTATGAGCGTGCTCATGTTGGTCTTCGCTGGACGAACATATGGCGG GAATCTTCCGGGGTCAATTTCTTGGTCTGTCTTCTTATGATGTTTGTTGACACATTGCTGTACTGTGCAGTTGGTCTTTACTTGGATAAg GTACTTCCGAGGGAGAATGGAGTTCATTATCCATGGAACTTCATTTTTAGCAAGtctttttggaaaaagaaaactatCAACACAGATCAAACTGCAACTCTTGATGTTAATATTAATGATGAAGTTTCCATCCAAAAAATGGGTTTTCCTGGGAAAGATAATATTAAACCATCTGTGGAAACAATAAGTTTGGACATGAAGCAACAAGAGCTTGATAGCAG atGCATCCAAATAAGGAATCTGCATAAGGTCTACGCCACTAAAAAGGGAAAGTGCTGTGCTGTTAACTCATTACAACTTACCTTGTATGAAAATCAGATTCTTGCTCTTCTAG GACATAATGGGGCTGGTAAAAGTACAACAATATCAATGCTTGTTGGCCTTCTTCCTCCTACTTCAGGGGATGCTTTGGTGTTTGGGAAGAATATTACAGCAGAAATG GATGAGATAAGGAAGGGATTGGGTGTGTGCCCTCAAAGTGATATCCTATTTCCAGAGTTGACT GTGAGAGAGCATTTGGAAATTTTTGCTACATTGAAAGGTGTTGACGAAGACGTTATGGAGAGAGTTGTTACAGATATGGTCGATCAA GTGGGGTTAGCTGATAAAAGTAACACTATTGTGAGGGCTCTTTCAGGAGGCATGAAGAGGAAATTGTCTCTTGGCATCGCGTTGATAGGAAATAGCAAg GTTATAATTCTTGATGAACCAACTAGTGGAATGGATCCATATTCAATGCGATTAACATGGcagttaataaagaaaataaaaaagggtagGATTATATTGCTGACAACACACTCAATGGATGAAGCTGAGGAGCTTGGAGATCGGATAGCTATTATGGCCAATGGTTCTCTGAAATGCTGTGGAAG TTCCCTTTACTTGAAGCATCAGTATGGGGTTGGTTATACTTTAACTTTAGTGAAG CGTGCACCCAATGCCTCACTGGCTGCTGATATTGTTTACCGCCACATACCATCTGCAATGTGTGTCAGTGAG GTTGGAACTGAGATTTCCTTCAAGCTTCCTTTAGCATCTTCATCGTCCTTTGAAAGTATGTTTAGGGAAATTGAAAGTTGCATGAGAAGATCAGTTCCTAATTCAATATTGGATGATGAAAAAGACTCTATTGGCATTGAAAGTTATGGTATATCTGTCACAACTCTAGAGGAGGTATTCTTGAGAGTTGCAGGATGTGACTATGATGCCTCAGAATGTTTTGAGCAAAAAGAAAGCGTCCATTTGCCTGGTTCTGTGATTTCCCAGGCTTCACTTGATCCTGCTGCCACTCCCAAAAAACATTTGCACTCAGATAAACATTTTGGAAGTTATAAAAAGATTCTTGGGGTAATATCAACCATAGTGGGGAGAGCTTGTGGTTTGATATTTGCTACAATTTTAAGTTTCATAAACTTCTTAACTGTGCAATGCTGTAGCTGCTGTATTATTTCAAGGTCAACATTTTGGCAACATTGTAAGGCTCTATTTATAAAGAAAGCGATATGTGCTCGGAGGGATCGGAAAACAATTGTCTTCCAGCTTCTTATTCCTGCTGTTTTTTTGCTTCTTGGTCTTATTTTGCTCAAGCTCAAGCCACATCCTGATCAGCAGTCTGTGACCTTTACAACCTCAAATTTTAATCCTCTGttaagtggtggtggtggcggtggtCCAATTCCTTTTAACTTATCCTTGCCAATTGCAAAGGAG GTTGCAGATTATATTAAAGGGGGTTGGATTCAAAGCGTAAAACCAATTGTTTATAAATTCCCTGATTCAGAAAGAGCACTGGCAGATGCAATTGAAGCTGCAGGACCAAATTTGGGACCAGTTTTACTTTCAATGAGTGAATATTTAATGTCTAGCTTTAATGAATCATACCAGTCAAG GTATGGAGCAATTGTGATGGACGATCAGAATGATGATGGAAGTTTAGGCTACACCGTACTACACAACAGTTCTTGTCAGCATGCTGCCCCAACTTTTATCAATTTAATGAATTCTGCAATCCTTAGACTTGCTGCTTATAACAAAAATATGACAATTCAAACACGTAATCATCCCCTACCAATGACAGTAAGCCAGCACTTGCAACGTCAT GATTTGGATGCCTTCTCTGTTGCAATTATTGTCAGTatctcattctccttcatcccTGCCTCATTTGCTGTTTCCATTGTGAAG GAGCGTGAAGTAAAAGCTAAACATCAACAACTGATTAGCGGG GTTTCTGTACTTTCATATTGGGTTTCTACATATGTATGGGACTTCATCAGCttcttatttcctttttctattGCAATAATCCTTTTTAACATCTTTG GTCTGGAGCAGTTTATTGGAAGTGGTTGTTTCTTTCCTACTATCATTATGTTTATGGAGTATGGATTAGCTGTTGCATCTTCGACATAttgcctttcttttttcttttgtgaccACACTATGGCACAG AATGTGGTTCTCTTGGTCAACTTTTTCTCGGGGCTCGTCCTTATGGCTATCTCATTCATTATGGGGCTTCTTAAGTCAACAGCCAGTGCAAATTCTTTTCTTAAG AATTTCTTCAGATTATCTCCAGGGTTTTGCTTTGCTGATGGACTTGCATCACTGGCCCTTCTACGTCAAGGGATGAAAGATAAATCAAGCGATGCTTTTGATTGGAATGTTACTGGTGCCTCGATTTGTTATCTTGGTTCAGAG AGCATCAGTTTCTTCCTATTGACACTCGTGCTTGAATTCTGGCCTTCTTATAAAGTGACTCTATTCTCAGTCAAGGAGTGGTGGAAGAGTTTCCGGCATGACAATTCTAGTTTTTCAGAACCTCTTCTAAAATCATCCTCACAGGCTGATACTCTTGATGTCGATGAAGACAGAGAtgtaaaaacagaaagaaatagGGTACTTTCAGGTTCTATTGATAATGCAATTATCTACTTGCGTAACCTTCGGAAG GTGTATCCGGGAGGAAAGCGTCAAGGTTCAAAAGTGGCAGTAGATTCTTTGACCTTCTCAGTTCAAGAAGGGGAATGTTTTGGTTTCTTGGGAACAAACGGAGCTGGGAAGACAACTACTCTGTCAATGTTATCTG GTGAGGAATCTCCAACTGATGGAACTgcttttatatttggaaaaagtATAATCTCCAATCCCAAGGCAGCTCGTAAGCAT ATTGGGTTTTGCCCACAGTTTGATGCTCTATTAGAATTTTTAACTGTGCAAGAGCATCTTGAGCTTTATGCAAGAATAAAAGGAGTACCAGATTACCGGATGCATGAT GTTGTCATGGAAAAGTTATTGGAGTTTGACTTGTTGAAGCATGCTAACAAACCATCATTCTGCCTAAGTGGGGGAAACAAGCGCAAATTATCTGTCGCAATTGCAATGATTGGAGATCCTCCTATAGTCATTCTTGATGAGCCATCAACTG gtATGGATCCTATTGCCAAACGTTTCATGTGGGAAGTGATATCTCGTATTTCAACCAGACGAGGAAAGACAGCTGTAATTCTTACTACCCATAGCATGAATGAAGCTCAAGCTCTGTGTACTAGGATCGGTATAATG GTTGGAGGTCGATTGAGGTGCATTGGAAGTCCACAGCATCTGAAAACAAGATTTGGAAATCATCTAGAGCTAGag ATCAAACCTATTGAAGTCAGCTATGCAGACATGGAAAATCTTTGTCGAGTAATTCAAGAAAGGCTTTTTGATATCCCTTCTCATCCTAGGAGCTTACTGGGTGACCTTGAAGTTTGCATTGGTGGAAATGACTCTATAAGGTCTGAAGCATCTGTTGCAGAAATTAGTTTGTCACGTgaaatgataattataattggACGGTGGCTTGGAAATGAAGAAAGAGTGAAGACACTTGTATCATCGAAACCTATTTCTGATGGGGTTTTCAGTGAACAATTATCTGAGCAACTAATTCGAGACG GTGGTATACCATTGCCAATATTTTCTGAATGGTGGTTATTGAAAGAAAAGTTCTCAGCGATTGAATCATTTGTCTTCTCGTCATTTCCGGATGCAATATTTCAAGTGTGCAATGGATTGAGTATCAAATATCAG TTGCCATATGGGGAAGGCTTGTCATTAGCGGATGTCTTTGGACACTTGGAAGGGAACAG AAATCAAATTGGCATTGCAGAATACAGTATCAGTCAGTCCACGCTAGAAAccatatttaatcattttgcCGCAAACCCATGA